cctcatgatggcatagagatcaatgattcatttcccgataaGCAACTTCTTTCgatgtcggtgaatggtatgccatggtttgcggatgttgctattttccttgtgactggtataatcccatgtgagctctcttctaaccaaaggaagaagctcaaacgggatagtttggatttatattgggatgagtcgtacttgttcaagatttgcacagatggtgtgatcgtaaggtgtgtcccggaggaggagcaattgagtatcttagaggcttgtcattcctcttactatggtggccatcatggtggggtgaggaagacttcaaaagttcttagttgcaGGTTTTATtagccaactttgtacaaagatgcaagtgaaattgtaaagagatgtgatgaatgtcaaagagcgggtggaatttcgaagaaagatgagatgcctctcaataccattcttgaagttgatattttttatgtatggggcattgattttatgggcccatttgttatctcatgtgggaacacatacattcttgtggcggttgactatgatTCAAATTGGGTTGAAGCCGTGaatttacccaacaatgaggcccataGTGTTATTGCGTTTCTCAAGAAAagtatttttacaaggtttggcacccctcgtgcaatcataagtaaTGGGTGGTCTCATTTTTTGTAATAGatcttttgacactttgcttgcagaGTATGgcgtcaatcacaaagtttctactccttatcatcctcaggcgagtggccaagtggaagtctcaaacaaggaaatcaagagtatattgtcaaagacagttaatgcaaataggaccgattgctcaaagaagttggatgatgctctatggggtTATAGGACAAcatacaagactccgattggtatgtatccgtatcggttggtgtttggaaaagcttgttatctaccagttgagttagagcacaaggccatgcgggctttgaggaagctgaatcttgaatgggatgtggtagTAAATCTTTAtatggagcagcttaatgaacttgatgaattctgattccatgtctactccagttcgtccttgtacaaggacaaaatgaagtaccttcatgataaatatgctcgtggaaaggagttcaaagtgggtgatttggttctcttgtttaattcttggttacgtctgtttccgggaaagcttaagtcaaaatggagtggaccttttgatgtggtgtttgtgactctgtttggtgcactcgacttgaagaacaaaaatggggaggttttcagagttaatgggcacagggtcaagcattACCTGgccaagattgatgacagccatgtggtggcacttctccatctaaagtgatttgatggtaacctgcattgtgccgcgacgttaaatcaggagcttcttggtaggcaacccatgtgtatttctttttgtttttctttgattttctttgcaGTATAGG
This genomic stretch from Nicotiana sylvestris chromosome 9, ASM39365v2, whole genome shotgun sequence harbors:
- the LOC138878713 gene encoding uncharacterized protein encodes the protein MGGLIFCNRSFDTLLAEYGVNHKVSTPYHPQASGQVEVSNKEIKSILSKTVNANRTDCSKKLDDALWGYRTTYKTPIGMYPYRLVFGKACYLPVELEHKAMRALRKLNLEWDVVVNLYMEQLNELDEF